In the Palaeococcus pacificus DY20341 genome, one interval contains:
- a CDS encoding acetyl-CoA carboxylase biotin carboxyl carrier protein subunit, which yields MKGKVKVIVDGVSYEVEIEELGGGKFKVSFEGESYEVQAKDLGIPMTAMHAPAEVQVPSAPVSAPSPVPAAPIEAPKPQVSAGGNAVTAPMPGKILKVLVKEGDSVKTGQGLLILEAMKMENEIPSPVDGVVKTIHVKEGDTVDTGQLLIELG from the coding sequence ATGAAGGGTAAAGTTAAGGTCATCGTTGATGGAGTCTCATATGAAGTTGAAATTGAGGAATTGGGTGGAGGAAAGTTCAAAGTCTCATTTGAAGGTGAGAGCTACGAAGTTCAAGCTAAGGATTTGGGAATACCAATGACAGCTATGCACGCCCCAGCAGAGGTTCAGGTTCCAAGCGCCCCCGTTTCAGCTCCCTCTCCTGTTCCTGCTGCTCCGATTGAAGCTCCAAAACCCCAAGTATCCGCCGGGGGGAATGCTGTTACTGCACCGATGCCCGGTAAAATCTTGAAGGTACTTGTTAAAGAGGGTGATTCTGTTAAGACTGGTCAAGGCTTGCTTATTTTGGAGGCCATGAAGATGGAGAATGAGATACCTTCTCCGGTGGATGGTGTGGTTAAGACAATCCACGTTAAAGAAGGCGACACCGTCGACACAGGACAGCTATTAATAGAGCTCGGGTGA
- a CDS encoding sodium ion-translocating decarboxylase subunit beta, translating into MAGLEQAVIEFFRGMGLLNLTLGNVLMILVGLTLVYLAIYREMEPLLLLPIGISAVLVNLPLTGIVEPPHGLFYLIKHYLIETEIVPLLIFFGLGAMTDFGPMIADPKTALLGAAAQIGVFIAMLTAILLGFTPAEAGSIGIIGGADGPTTIYLTTKLAPHLLGATAVAAYSYMSLVPLIQPPVIKALTTPEERRIRMEQLRPVSKREKILFPIASMIIITLLVPAAGPLVGMLMIGNLFRESGVVERLSKAAREELMNIVTIFLGLGVGSTMQAEAFLTVKTLMILGLGVVAFASATAGGVLLGKLMMKLSGGRINPMIGAAGVSAVPMSARVVQKLASEEDPGNFLLMHAMGPNVAGVIGTAVAAGVLLSALG; encoded by the coding sequence ATGGCCGGATTAGAGCAGGCAGTCATAGAATTCTTTAGGGGCATGGGATTGCTCAACCTAACTCTAGGGAATGTGCTCATGATATTGGTAGGCTTGACGCTCGTTTATTTGGCAATTTACAGAGAAATGGAGCCATTATTGCTCCTACCCATAGGTATAAGCGCCGTCCTCGTTAATCTTCCTTTGACAGGAATAGTAGAGCCTCCGCACGGACTTTTCTATCTCATAAAGCACTACCTCATTGAGACCGAGATAGTTCCACTGCTGATATTCTTTGGTCTTGGAGCAATGACAGACTTCGGTCCTATGATAGCCGATCCAAAGACGGCCTTATTGGGAGCTGCAGCCCAAATCGGTGTCTTTATAGCTATGCTAACAGCTATCCTCTTAGGATTTACTCCTGCAGAAGCTGGTTCGATAGGTATTATTGGCGGTGCCGACGGTCCCACCACGATTTATCTAACGACCAAATTGGCCCCACACCTATTAGGTGCCACTGCTGTAGCTGCCTACTCTTACATGTCCCTTGTCCCACTAATCCAGCCACCGGTCATTAAAGCCCTAACAACTCCAGAAGAGAGAAGGATTAGAATGGAGCAGCTTAGGCCAGTTTCAAAGCGTGAAAAGATACTCTTCCCAATTGCATCAATGATAATTATTACCCTCCTCGTTCCTGCTGCCGGTCCTCTGGTTGGAATGCTCATGATAGGCAACCTTTTTAGGGAGAGCGGCGTCGTGGAGAGGCTTAGCAAAGCGGCAAGGGAAGAGCTGATGAACATCGTTACAATATTCCTCGGACTTGGTGTCGGTTCAACCATGCAGGCCGAGGCTTTCTTAACAGTTAAAACGCTCATGATTCTCGGCTTGGGTGTCGTAGCCTTCGCAAGCGCTACCGCTGGAGGAGTATTGTTAGGAAAGCTCATGATGAAGCTCAGCGGAGGAAGAATAAACCCAATGATAGGTGCTGCCGGTGTTAGTGCCGTTCCAATGAGTGCCCGTGTTGTCCAAAAGCTTGCAAGTGAAGAAGACCCAGGAAACTTCCTCTTAATGCATGCAATGGGACCAAACGTCGCTGGTGTTATTGGAACAGCCGTTGCCGCTGGTG
- a CDS encoding metallophosphoesterase produces the protein MLIGVMSDTHDNLPAIRKAVELFNKEGVDLVIHCGDYVAPFVKKELSKLKAPLKGIFGNNDGEKEGLRQALGVEDEILELNVDGIKIAVLHGTDERIVRAFARSQLYDIVIRGHTHKYEIVEFGRTILLNPGEVGGYVSGIKSVAFIDTQKREIKILNLETGEPLGFMSL, from the coding sequence ATGCTAATTGGAGTTATGAGCGACACACATGATAATCTTCCAGCTATTAGAAAAGCCGTTGAGCTATTTAACAAAGAGGGTGTTGATCTCGTGATTCACTGCGGTGATTATGTAGCTCCCTTCGTTAAAAAAGAGCTCTCGAAGCTTAAGGCTCCTTTAAAAGGCATTTTTGGAAACAATGATGGGGAAAAAGAAGGCCTTAGGCAAGCTTTGGGGGTAGAGGATGAGATTTTAGAGCTGAATGTAGATGGAATAAAGATAGCAGTTCTCCACGGTACGGATGAGAGAATAGTGCGTGCTTTTGCAAGAAGCCAGCTCTATGACATAGTCATCAGAGGGCACACCCACAAGTATGAAATAGTCGAATTCGGGCGGACGATACTTCTAAACCCTGGAGAAGTGGGAGGCTACGTAAGCGGGATAAAAAGTGTGGCATTTATCGACACTCAAAAGAGAGAGATAAAGATCTTAAACTTAGAAACAGGAGAACCTTTGGGTTTTATGAGCCTTTAA
- the rtcA gene encoding RNA 3'-terminal phosphate cyclase, with protein sequence MIRIDGSYGEGGGQILRTAVALSAITGEPIEVVNIRANRPNPGLRPQHLHAILGVKELCNAEVEGAKVGSTLLRFYPHEVRAKHVEVPIKTAGSVTLVLQALLPVMTFAKSEVSFKITGGTDVPWSPPVDYLKHVTLFALEKIGITAEIEIRKRGHYPRGGGLVIGRVEPWEKRKELVARTFNRIESFDGISHSTNLPSHVAERQVKSAQEHLKKKFPSSSISISTEVGKSLGPGSGIVLWANTDVLRLGGDALGKRGKPAEVVGKEAAEELIEELEPKHAVDKFLGDQLIPFLAFAGGEIWVSEITKHLLTNVWVVEQFFGKVFEIEGRLGEPGKVKVVEKVFL encoded by the coding sequence ATGATAAGAATAGATGGGAGCTATGGGGAAGGAGGAGGCCAAATACTGAGAACTGCCGTGGCACTTTCCGCAATAACCGGAGAGCCGATTGAAGTAGTAAACATTCGTGCAAACCGGCCGAATCCGGGACTTAGGCCTCAGCACCTTCATGCTATTTTGGGAGTAAAAGAACTCTGCAATGCAGAAGTTGAAGGAGCAAAAGTAGGCTCCACCCTTTTAAGGTTCTATCCACATGAGGTTAGAGCAAAGCATGTTGAAGTCCCTATAAAGACTGCGGGAAGTGTAACTCTTGTTCTTCAAGCTCTTTTACCTGTTATGACATTTGCCAAGAGTGAGGTAAGCTTTAAAATTACCGGAGGAACTGATGTCCCCTGGTCGCCACCAGTTGACTACTTAAAGCACGTAACACTTTTCGCGCTAGAAAAAATTGGAATAACTGCCGAAATAGAAATTAGGAAGAGAGGACACTACCCAAGAGGCGGCGGACTCGTTATTGGGAGAGTTGAACCATGGGAAAAGAGAAAAGAGCTGGTAGCAAGGACGTTCAATAGGATAGAGAGCTTTGATGGGATAAGCCACTCCACAAACCTGCCTTCTCACGTAGCAGAGAGGCAGGTCAAAAGTGCTCAAGAGCACCTTAAAAAGAAGTTCCCAAGCAGCTCTATTAGCATAAGCACGGAAGTTGGCAAATCATTAGGGCCTGGGAGCGGGATAGTACTTTGGGCAAACACCGACGTTCTAAGGCTTGGAGGGGATGCACTGGGGAAGAGGGGAAAGCCCGCTGAAGTGGTGGGTAAAGAAGCTGCGGAGGAACTCATAGAGGAGCTCGAACCAAAGCATGCGGTTGATAAGTTCTTAGGAGACCAGTTAATTCCATTCTTGGCCTTTGCCGGTGGTGAAATCTGGGTGAGTGAAATCACTAAGCATCTCTTAACCAACGTTTGGGTTGTGGAGCAGTTCTTTGGAAAAGTGTTTGAGATTGAAGGCAGGCTGGGAGAACCAGGTAAGGTTAAAGTCGTTGAAAAAGTTTTTTTATAA
- a CDS encoding carboxyl transferase domain-containing protein, which translates to MSMEEKVNELHEKKEKILQMGGEKAIEKQHAKGKLTARERIEKLLDPGSFVEIGMFVRHRGTEFGLDKKELPADGVVTGYGTIDGRLVFVYSQDFTVMGGSLGEMHAAKIKRVMELAMEAGAPIIGLNDSGGARIQEGVDSLKGYGDIFKMNTLASGVVPQITVIMGPCAGGAVYSPAIGDFIVMVNNPATFMFITGPQVVKAVTGVEVSPEQLGGGMVHAQKSGQAHLIANSDEEALALVRKLVSYLPSNNMEKPPKLPTSDLPFRKSEKLYEIVPDDPNKGYDVRQVIYEIVDRDANGNPDFLEVLPYFAPNAVVGFGRMNGQTVGIVANNPIHFAGVLDIDSSDKIARFVRTCDAYNIPIVTLVDVPGYLPGVQQEYGGIIRHGAKVLYAYAEATVPMVTIILRKAYGGAYLAMGSKHLGADFVYAWPTAEIAVMGPEGAANIIFRKDIASAENPEEVRQQKIKEYRDRFANPYVAAARGYIDDVIDPAETRGKIIMALEALSSKRVKLPPKKHGNIPL; encoded by the coding sequence ATGAGCATGGAAGAGAAGGTTAATGAACTGCATGAAAAAAAGGAAAAGATTCTCCAAATGGGTGGAGAGAAAGCTATAGAAAAGCAGCACGCTAAAGGCAAGCTAACTGCTAGGGAAAGGATTGAAAAGCTCCTTGATCCTGGAAGCTTTGTGGAGATAGGCATGTTCGTTAGGCATAGAGGCACCGAGTTCGGTCTTGACAAGAAAGAACTCCCTGCTGATGGTGTTGTAACCGGTTATGGAACTATCGATGGGCGCTTGGTCTTTGTTTACTCTCAAGACTTCACAGTAATGGGCGGTTCTTTGGGAGAGATGCACGCGGCGAAGATTAAGCGTGTTATGGAGCTCGCAATGGAAGCAGGCGCTCCAATTATCGGGTTGAATGACTCCGGTGGAGCAAGGATACAAGAGGGTGTTGACTCACTCAAAGGCTATGGTGACATATTCAAGATGAACACATTGGCGAGCGGCGTTGTTCCGCAGATAACCGTTATTATGGGTCCATGTGCTGGAGGAGCAGTTTACAGCCCTGCAATTGGAGACTTTATAGTTATGGTGAACAACCCAGCAACGTTCATGTTTATCACAGGTCCTCAAGTCGTCAAAGCTGTTACAGGTGTTGAGGTCTCTCCAGAACAGCTTGGAGGAGGTATGGTTCACGCTCAAAAGAGCGGACAAGCCCATTTGATAGCCAACAGCGATGAGGAAGCGTTGGCTTTGGTTAGGAAGCTTGTTAGTTATCTTCCATCAAATAACATGGAAAAGCCACCAAAGCTACCAACGAGCGACCTTCCCTTCAGAAAGAGTGAGAAGCTCTATGAAATAGTTCCAGATGATCCAAATAAGGGCTACGACGTTAGGCAGGTTATATATGAGATAGTTGATAGAGATGCCAATGGAAACCCTGACTTTTTGGAGGTACTTCCGTACTTCGCTCCAAACGCCGTTGTCGGCTTTGGAAGAATGAACGGCCAAACCGTTGGTATCGTTGCGAACAATCCAATTCACTTCGCTGGTGTCCTCGACATAGACAGCTCGGACAAAATAGCGCGCTTTGTTAGGACTTGTGATGCCTACAACATACCTATTGTAACCTTAGTTGACGTTCCCGGCTATCTCCCCGGCGTTCAACAAGAGTATGGAGGGATCATAAGGCACGGTGCTAAGGTTCTCTACGCTTATGCAGAGGCAACCGTCCCAATGGTAACCATAATCCTGAGGAAAGCCTATGGTGGCGCTTACCTCGCTATGGGCTCAAAGCACCTTGGAGCGGACTTTGTTTACGCTTGGCCAACGGCAGAGATAGCGGTTATGGGTCCTGAGGGAGCAGCTAACATCATCTTTAGGAAGGATATAGCTAGTGCAGAGAACCCCGAAGAGGTTAGACAGCAAAAGATTAAGGAATACAGGGACAGGTTTGCCAACCCATATGTCGCAGCTGCAAGGGGATACATAGACGACGTTATCGACCCCGCAGAGACGAGGGGTAAGATAATAATGGCCCTCGAGGCGCTGAGCTCAAAGCGCGTTAAGCTCCCACCAAAGAAGCACGGAAACATCCCACTGTGA
- a CDS encoding OadG family protein — protein sequence MVTTQAILEGLYITVLGVTVVFGVLILLSLAMYGIGYVEKALTLPKKAKKVEVKEEKAKPEVKEEAPSIEPKKLAVITAAILAYVAEKNAQLRPLPFKKKPTDYWSLYGLQSQMEEVENFNYELGNW from the coding sequence ATGGTAACGACTCAAGCCATCTTAGAAGGCCTCTACATAACTGTGCTGGGCGTCACGGTGGTCTTTGGCGTCCTCATTCTCTTATCTTTGGCAATGTATGGCATAGGCTACGTTGAAAAGGCCCTAACACTGCCCAAGAAAGCAAAGAAAGTTGAAGTAAAAGAAGAGAAAGCTAAACCAGAGGTTAAAGAAGAAGCACCATCAATTGAGCCAAAGAAGCTTGCCGTTATAACCGCCGCGATTTTAGCTTATGTAGCAGAAAAGAACGCCCAACTGAGGCCGCTGCCATTTAAAAAGAAGCCTACCGATTACTGGTCTCTTTATGGCCTTCAAAGCCAAATGGAAGAGGTTGAGAACTTTAACTATGAGCTAGGAAATTGGTGA